From Candidatus Tisiphia endosymbiont of Melanophora roralis, a single genomic window includes:
- the cmk gene encoding (d)CMP kinase — protein sequence MTLKSQAFNISNNFVVALDGPAASGKSTIGQMLAQKLKLTYFQSSIVYRSLAISCINQKIDLTDINGIIELSKSTEYVQNSELDSEIVGNVASKIAIIPEVRNNLGKYLGKLIKTTPRIIMEGRDIGTVVAPNADLKIFIRADIVIRAKRRYKELQEKGGEYIFDTVLEQLKIRDKRDIERDIAPTLPPQGALEIDTSYLSPKEVIDKIMEFISVNANSG from the coding sequence ATGACCTTAAAATCTCAAGCTTTTAATATTAGCAATAATTTTGTAGTGGCACTGGATGGTCCAGCAGCATCGGGTAAGAGTACAATTGGGCAAATGTTAGCACAAAAACTTAAGCTTACTTACTTTCAATCAAGTATTGTATATAGAAGCCTTGCTATTTCTTGTATAAACCAAAAAATTGATCTTACTGACATAAATGGAATAATTGAATTATCCAAATCTACGGAATATGTACAAAATTCAGAACTTGATAGTGAGATTGTAGGTAATGTAGCATCAAAAATTGCTATTATACCGGAAGTAAGAAATAACCTAGGGAAATATCTAGGAAAATTAATAAAAACAACTCCTAGAATTATAATGGAAGGTAGAGATATTGGAACAGTAGTGGCCCCAAATGCTGACTTAAAGATTTTTATCAGAGCAGATATTGTTATTAGAGCAAAGAGAAGATATAAAGAATTGCAAGAAAAAGGAGGAGAATATATATTTGATACAGTTTTGGAACAACTAAAAATAAGAGACAAACGGGATATAGAGCGTGATATTGCTCCAACTCTTCCCCCACAAGGAGCTTTAGAAATTGATACTTCTTATCTATCACCAAAAGAAGTGATTGATAAGATCATGGAGTTTATTTCAGTTAACGCGAATTCGGGATAA
- a CDS encoding 30S ribosomal protein S1: MQKFKKKFVSQLAEISIQSHEDFAQMLEAVSTSHVKEGTVVKGQVVGIAKGIIIVDVGLKNEGRVPIEEFALASNQPLPEVGEIVDVYIEKIEGRNGRTILSREKAIREESWGHLEIACANKQFVDGIIFGRVKGGFTVDVSGVVAFLPGSQVDVRPIKDIASLMGIKQPFQILKMDKKLGNIVVSRRAILEESRSEARDEMLSKIKEGIILDGTVKNITDYGAFIALGNSGNVDGLLHVTDISWSRINHPSEVLSLDQKVRVIVIKFNEETKRISLGMKQLDHNPWQSIKEEFPVGKVMTGKVTNIADYGVFIELKDGIEGLVHSSEISWVKSNQHPKKMLTIGQEVQFTILEVDTDKHRISLSIKQCQDNPIIGFAHSHPIGSIIKAPIRNITDFGMFVALNDNIDGMIHETDISWEGNGTELLKTYKKNDQIECKVLSIDIEKERISLGIKQLSFDPQQDEFDMYKKNMVVTCSVTEVKDDGIEVILDDKIPGFIKKADLSSEKADQKTERFVPNDRIDAKIITIDKASRKVTLSIKALEIEKREKAIKEYGSADSAASLGDILGTALDNKGDKNSKT; encoded by the coding sequence ATGCAAAAATTTAAGAAAAAATTTGTTTCTCAACTTGCTGAAATTAGCATTCAATCTCACGAAGATTTTGCACAAATGCTTGAAGCCGTAAGTACTAGTCACGTAAAAGAAGGTACTGTTGTCAAAGGTCAAGTAGTAGGGATTGCTAAAGGCATTATCATAGTTGATGTTGGATTAAAGAATGAAGGCAGAGTTCCTATAGAAGAATTTGCTCTAGCTAGTAATCAACCTTTACCAGAAGTTGGCGAGATAGTTGATGTATATATTGAGAAAATTGAAGGACGTAACGGTAGAACTATATTAAGTCGTGAAAAGGCCATTAGAGAAGAATCATGGGGACATTTAGAAATTGCATGTGCCAATAAACAGTTTGTTGATGGTATAATATTCGGACGTGTTAAAGGTGGATTTACTGTTGACGTATCAGGGGTTGTTGCCTTCTTACCTGGAAGTCAGGTAGATGTTAGACCAATAAAAGATATTGCTTCGTTAATGGGTATCAAGCAGCCATTCCAAATTTTAAAGATGGATAAGAAACTTGGTAATATCGTAGTTTCTAGAAGAGCCATACTTGAAGAATCAAGATCTGAGGCTAGAGATGAAATGTTATCGAAAATTAAGGAAGGAATAATATTAGATGGTACAGTAAAAAATATCACTGATTACGGTGCGTTTATTGCTTTAGGTAATTCAGGTAATGTAGACGGTCTATTGCACGTTACTGATATTTCATGGAGCAGAATAAATCACCCTTCTGAAGTTTTATCTCTAGATCAAAAGGTTAGGGTTATAGTTATAAAATTTAATGAAGAAACTAAGAGAATTTCACTTGGTATGAAGCAACTTGATCATAATCCATGGCAAAGTATAAAAGAAGAATTCCCAGTTGGCAAAGTAATGACTGGCAAAGTAACAAATATTGCTGATTATGGGGTATTTATTGAATTAAAAGATGGTATTGAAGGACTCGTTCATTCAAGTGAAATTAGCTGGGTAAAATCAAATCAACATCCTAAGAAAATGCTTACTATTGGTCAAGAAGTTCAATTTACAATTTTAGAAGTTGATACCGATAAACATAGAATATCTCTAAGTATTAAACAGTGTCAAGATAACCCAATTATTGGGTTTGCACATAGTCATCCAATAGGTAGTATAATTAAAGCACCAATACGAAATATCACTGACTTTGGTATGTTTGTAGCACTTAATGACAACATTGATGGTATGATTCATGAAACAGATATAAGTTGGGAAGGCAATGGTACTGAGCTGTTAAAAACATATAAAAAGAATGATCAAATAGAGTGTAAAGTCTTATCAATTGATATTGAAAAGGAACGTATAAGCTTAGGTATTAAACAACTAAGCTTTGACCCCCAGCAAGATGAATTTGACATGTACAAAAAAAATATGGTAGTTACTTGCTCAGTTACTGAAGTTAAAGATGATGGGATAGAAGTTATTTTAGACGACAAAATACCGGGTTTCATCAAAAAAGCTGATCTTTCTAGTGAAAAAGCTGATCAAAAAACTGAAAGATTTGTCCCTAATGACAGAATTGATGCAAAAATCATTACCATTGATAAGGCATCTCGTAAAGTTACTTTGTCAATAAAAGCACTTGAAATAGAAAAGAGAGAAAAAGCTATCAAAGAATATGGTTCTGCTGATAGCGCTGCTAGTCTAGGGGACATACTTGGAACAGCTCTTGACAATAAAGGAGACAAAAACAGTAAAACTTGA
- the murA gene encoding UDP-N-acetylglucosamine 1-carboxyvinyltransferase, whose translation MDSLIIKGGIPLEGSISISGAKNSALPIMTAALLTDKLSINNVPKLTDILTMKKLLENLGSVVTVTDHQDRLSMDIDSSNINNFTAPYDIVRKMRASIWVLGPLLSRFSKAKVSLPGGCAIGARQVDLHVAVLQAMGANVDVDHGYINATIKGRLKAVHFVFNKISVGATINAIMAATLAEGETILFNCAREPEIIDLCHCLSKMGAEIDGIATNEIRIIGRSHLKNVNYSIMPDRIEAGTYMIAAAITKGNLNIYGISNNIVENIVLKLIEAGIEILPIDNGLRVSYVGKLNPVDIHTNPYPGFATDLQAQFMSLMTLCKGSSIITENIFENRFMHVPELCRMGANITINGKSAIIRGVPFLTGAEVMASDLRASVSLVLAGLAANDTTRIHRIYHLDRGYQTLEKKLTSCGANIVRITGGNV comes from the coding sequence ATGGACAGTTTGATAATTAAAGGCGGTATCCCTCTTGAAGGTAGTATTAGCATTAGTGGGGCTAAAAATTCGGCCCTACCAATTATGACTGCAGCACTACTTACAGATAAGCTTAGTATTAACAATGTTCCAAAGCTTACTGATATTCTCACAATGAAAAAATTACTTGAGAATTTAGGTAGTGTTGTTACTGTAACTGATCATCAAGATCGATTGAGTATGGATATCGACAGCAGCAATATTAATAATTTTACTGCCCCATATGATATAGTACGTAAAATGCGTGCTTCTATTTGGGTTCTAGGACCTCTACTTTCTAGATTTTCTAAAGCTAAGGTTTCCTTACCTGGAGGATGTGCTATAGGTGCTCGACAAGTTGATCTACATGTAGCAGTTCTACAAGCTATGGGAGCAAATGTTGACGTCGATCATGGTTATATTAATGCTACAATTAAAGGTAGATTAAAAGCTGTACATTTTGTTTTTAATAAAATATCTGTTGGAGCAACAATTAATGCCATAATGGCTGCTACTTTGGCTGAAGGAGAAACAATATTATTTAACTGTGCTAGAGAACCAGAAATCATTGATCTGTGCCATTGTCTTAGCAAAATGGGTGCAGAAATAGATGGAATTGCTACAAATGAAATAAGAATAATTGGTAGATCTCATTTAAAAAATGTCAATTATTCAATTATGCCGGATCGTATTGAAGCTGGTACTTACATGATTGCTGCTGCTATTACTAAAGGCAATTTAAACATTTATGGAATCAGCAATAATATCGTTGAAAATATAGTATTAAAGCTTATTGAAGCTGGTATAGAAATTTTACCTATTGATAATGGTTTAAGAGTTTCTTACGTAGGTAAATTAAACCCTGTGGACATCCATACAAATCCATATCCAGGGTTTGCAACAGACTTACAAGCTCAGTTTATGAGCCTTATGACTCTTTGCAAAGGTTCTTCTATAATTACAGAAAACATTTTTGAGAATCGCTTTATGCATGTTCCTGAATTATGCAGAATGGGGGCAAATATAACAATTAACGGAAAGAGTGCTATAATACGGGGTGTACCTTTTTTGACAGGAGCAGAAGTAATGGCAAGTGACCTCAGAGCATCAGTATCCCTAGTATTAGCTGGACTTGCCGCCAACGATACAACAAGAATACACCGAATCTACCACTTAGACCGTGGATACCAAACATTGGAGAAAAAACTAACCAGTTGCGGGGCAAATATAGTACGAATTACTGGAGGTAATGTTTAA
- a CDS encoding CarD family transcriptional regulator gives MSTSSEFKVGERIVYPSHGVGEIVNVEHQIIAGADIKVYVISFPQDKMTLKVPVNRAAISGLRKLVSKTDLALIYSTLQGKAKQGNRMWSRRAQEYEGKINSGNVVSVAEVVRDLYKNVDSDRSYSERTIYESALNRLAGELAILENINPDEAINKLIEVLRDKLAA, from the coding sequence ATGTCAACATCGTCTGAATTTAAAGTAGGAGAAAGAATTGTATATCCATCTCATGGAGTTGGAGAGATAGTAAATGTAGAACACCAAATCATAGCTGGTGCTGATATTAAGGTTTATGTAATATCGTTCCCTCAAGACAAAATGACTTTGAAAGTACCGGTAAACAGAGCTGCTATTTCGGGTCTTAGAAAACTTGTTAGTAAAACTGATTTAGCTTTAATATATTCAACACTTCAGGGTAAAGCTAAGCAAGGTAATAGGATGTGGAGTAGAAGAGCACAAGAATATGAGGGTAAAATAAATTCTGGTAATGTAGTATCTGTAGCAGAAGTGGTACGAGATCTCTATAAGAATGTTGATAGTGATCGATCTTATAGTGAAAGGACTATTTATGAATCAGCCTTAAATAGGCTAGCTGGGGAACTTGCAATTCTTGAGAATATAAATCCTGACGAAGCAATTAATAAATTAATTGAAGTATTGAGAGATAAGCTCGCTGCGTAA
- a CDS encoding site-specific tyrosine recombinase XerD — protein sequence MVEFIEQFLEMMIAERGVANNSVLGYKGDLLDFQKFLSQNNLLELNIKAENIRDWIEYLSGNGLQARSINRKISTIKNYYEFLISEKHTNYNPALMVDLPRYQTKLPSTLSIDKIKDLLFYCDQDKNPDSIRLKAMIHLLYASGLRVSELVSIRLTDILVNQMSQNIRKIFSIIGKGNKERMVIINEQATMSLSDYLTIRSKFISKKHPKSQIYLFCSSSASGHMTRQNFAILLKQASIKAGLDPSNISPHTLRHSFASHLLEGGADLRVIQELLGHADISTTQIYTHIQTKHLKQALDHHPLKSSILK from the coding sequence ATGGTAGAGTTTATCGAACAATTCCTAGAAATGATGATAGCGGAGCGTGGTGTAGCTAATAATTCCGTACTTGGCTACAAAGGTGATCTGTTAGATTTTCAGAAATTTTTATCACAGAATAACTTGTTAGAGCTGAATATTAAAGCTGAAAATATTAGAGACTGGATAGAATATTTATCAGGAAATGGCTTGCAGGCAAGATCAATCAACCGGAAAATATCCACTATAAAAAACTATTATGAATTTTTAATTAGCGAAAAGCATACCAATTATAATCCTGCTTTGATGGTAGATCTACCAAGATATCAAACTAAACTTCCTTCTACATTATCAATTGATAAAATCAAAGATTTACTTTTCTATTGTGATCAAGACAAAAATCCTGATTCCATACGCCTAAAAGCAATGATTCATTTATTATATGCAAGTGGGTTACGTGTTTCTGAGCTTGTCAGTATAAGGTTAACTGATATTTTAGTAAATCAAATGTCCCAAAATATTAGAAAAATATTTTCAATAATCGGTAAAGGTAATAAAGAAAGAATGGTAATAATCAATGAACAGGCTACCATGAGTTTGTCCGATTATTTAACTATTCGTAGTAAATTTATAAGCAAAAAACACCCTAAAAGTCAAATTTATTTATTTTGTTCTTCTTCAGCTAGTGGTCATATGACTAGGCAGAATTTTGCAATTCTGTTAAAACAAGCATCTATTAAGGCTGGGCTAGACCCAAGTAATATCTCCCCACATACTTTACGTCACAGTTTTGCAAGCCATTTGCTAGAAGGCGGTGCAGATCTTAGGGTAATTCAAGAACTACTTGGACATGCTGATATTAGTACTACCCAAATTTACACACATATACAAACAAAGCATCTAAAACAGGCTTTAGATCATCATCCGCTTAAATCATCTATACTCAAATGA
- a CDS encoding ankyrin repeat domain-containing protein, with product MSKDKDVASTMQLHVAVKSGNIEEVRKILELPNLDINAKDKNGRTPLRIAAKEGFTDIIELLIKSGATVDVLGYEKRTALHEAALNTKYQAVEILLDHGAQVDSKGWGKDITRFKDKGELYNTPLFNVLDLWVAKYQDIYDANPDDIPDTDPKVDSDIEDNSDITKNSEQKEDYINTAHTLIDHHASVNVFFNNGHYYYHAIHTAIRAGFSTVVEKMILL from the coding sequence ATGAGTAAAGATAAAGATGTAGCTAGCACTATGCAACTACATGTGGCAGTTAAGAGTGGAAATATTGAGGAAGTAAGAAAAATATTAGAATTGCCTAACCTTGATATTAATGCCAAAGATAAAAATGGCAGAACTCCATTACGTATAGCGGCAAAAGAAGGGTTTACTGATATAATAGAGTTATTAATTAAGTCTGGTGCTACGGTAGATGTGTTAGGTTATGAAAAAAGGACAGCTTTACATGAAGCAGCATTGAACACTAAATATCAGGCAGTAGAGATATTACTTGATCACGGAGCTCAAGTGGATAGTAAGGGTTGGGGTAAAGACATTACAAGATTTAAGGACAAAGGAGAATTATATAATACACCATTATTTAATGTGTTGGATCTATGGGTTGCCAAATATCAAGATATATATGATGCAAACCCTGACGACATACCTGATACAGACCCTAAAGTAGATTCTGATATAGAAGATAATAGTGATATTACAAAGAATTCAGAACAAAAGGAGGACTATATTAATACAGCCCATACACTAATAGATCATCATGCATCAGTAAATGTTTTTTTTAACAATGGTCACTATTATTATCACGCTATACATACTGCAATACGGGCAGGATTTTCTACTGTTGTAGAAAAGATGATCCTTCTTTAG
- a CDS encoding HD domain-containing protein, producing MEDVNNYWDNSKYQYCAYAERLLNELILLNKKVKQPIDMYEVKKGIYYAKKYHGSQMRQSGEPYYSHPIEVAYMLAQYTALEIPKYFRTDMIVTALLHDTIEDTKLTEKMIAYIFGSQVASQVEDLTRVKPSGKISSAEMVEMLYKEKKHDVLLVKLFDRLHNIQTVSAKSPEKAKKIIEETLRYFVVLAEYLGLPSVSKLIHTYTTINVLTDIDLNATNFSYQNNYQPLSLIYQNALHQNYNL from the coding sequence ATGGAAGATGTTAATAACTATTGGGATAATTCAAAATACCAGTATTGTGCATATGCTGAGAGGTTGCTTAATGAGTTAATTTTGCTAAATAAAAAAGTAAAGCAACCAATAGACATGTATGAAGTCAAAAAAGGCATCTACTATGCTAAAAAATATCATGGCAGTCAAATGAGACAATCTGGTGAGCCTTATTATTCTCATCCGATTGAAGTGGCGTATATGCTTGCCCAGTACACAGCCCTAGAAATTCCAAAATATTTCAGAACTGACATGATTGTGACTGCATTACTACACGACACCATCGAGGATACAAAACTTACCGAAAAGATGATTGCTTACATCTTTGGCAGTCAAGTGGCTAGTCAAGTAGAAGACTTAACTAGGGTTAAACCTAGTGGCAAGATTAGCTCGGCGGAAATGGTCGAAATGTTATATAAAGAAAAAAAACATGATGTGCTTTTAGTTAAGTTATTTGACAGATTACATAATATACAAACGGTTAGTGCTAAATCACCGGAAAAAGCTAAAAAGATTATAGAAGAGACCTTACGTTATTTCGTAGTTTTAGCAGAATATTTAGGGTTACCTAGCGTATCAAAATTAATACACACATATACTACTATTAATGTATTGACAGACATTGATTTAAATGCAACTAATTTTTCTTATCAAAATAATTACCAGCCGCTTTCTCTAATCTACCAAAATGCATTACACCAAAACTATAACTTATAA
- a CDS encoding MFS transporter: MIGYQQEQRSLTKEQKEAVGLLSIGTFLEYFDLMLYVHMAVLLNELFFPKSDPHTAAIYAAFAFCSTYLLRPFGALLFGWIGDNIGRKATVIITTFMMALSCFVMANLPTYAEVGLIATILVTICRILQGLSSMGEFIGAQLYLTEITKPPIQYPVVALTSVFSILGGTFALAIASFTTLHNLNWRIAFWFGAGVAIIGVIARTTLKETTDFADAKRRIKNILGDSKKDLKSNPIWKGIVEKNSDRKNIIALFFMDCAWPVCFYFAYVYCGNILKQDFGFSSEQIIHQNFIVSIIQLIGMLVLTFLSYKVYPPKIIKAKLCLFIIVMLLTPMLITKTSSHYTIFFIQCCIMLFACDYVPARPITYTHISIFRRFTHSSFSYALSRVIMYIITSFGLVYLVEFFGYIGLLIIMIPVVISYSFGVMHFGRLEKAAGNYFDKKN, encoded by the coding sequence ATGATAGGATATCAGCAGGAACAAAGAAGCCTAACGAAAGAACAAAAAGAAGCTGTTGGATTGCTTTCAATAGGGACTTTCCTAGAGTATTTTGATCTGATGCTTTATGTTCATATGGCGGTATTGTTGAATGAGTTGTTTTTTCCAAAATCTGACCCTCATACTGCAGCAATTTATGCTGCTTTTGCTTTTTGTTCTACTTATTTATTAAGACCATTTGGGGCTTTGCTATTTGGCTGGATAGGAGATAATATTGGACGTAAGGCAACTGTTATTATTACAACTTTTATGATGGCTTTATCCTGTTTTGTGATGGCTAATCTTCCAACTTATGCTGAAGTTGGACTCATTGCTACTATATTAGTTACAATATGTCGAATTCTTCAAGGCTTATCATCTATGGGAGAATTTATAGGTGCACAATTATACTTAACTGAAATAACAAAACCACCTATCCAATACCCAGTAGTAGCATTAACCTCTGTCTTTTCTATATTAGGTGGTACATTTGCATTAGCTATTGCATCTTTTACAACCTTACATAATTTAAATTGGCGTATAGCATTTTGGTTTGGAGCAGGGGTAGCTATAATAGGTGTTATAGCACGAACAACTTTAAAGGAAACTACTGATTTTGCTGACGCAAAAAGACGGATAAAAAATATTTTAGGTGACTCAAAAAAAGACTTAAAATCTAATCCTATATGGAAAGGAATTGTAGAAAAAAATAGTGATAGGAAAAACATAATAGCTTTGTTTTTTATGGATTGTGCTTGGCCAGTATGTTTTTACTTTGCTTATGTTTATTGTGGTAATATTCTTAAGCAAGATTTTGGATTCAGCTCAGAACAAATCATTCATCAAAATTTTATTGTTTCAATAATTCAATTAATAGGAATGTTAGTATTGACTTTTTTAAGTTATAAAGTTTATCCACCAAAAATCATCAAAGCTAAACTATGCTTGTTTATAATTGTTATGTTACTTACCCCAATGTTAATAACAAAAACATCTAGTCATTATACTATATTTTTTATTCAATGTTGTATAATGCTATTTGCCTGTGACTATGTGCCAGCAAGACCAATAACATATACGCATATATCAATTTTCCGACGTTTTACTCATTCATCTTTTTCTTATGCTTTATCACGTGTTATAATGTATATAATAACTTCATTCGGACTGGTGTATTTAGTTGAGTTTTTTGGCTATATAGGATTATTAATTATAATGATACCTGTGGTTATAAGTTATAGTTTTGGTGTAATGCATTTTGGTAGATTAGAGAAAGCGGCTGGTAATTATTTTGATAAGAAAAATTAG
- a CDS encoding MFS transporter: protein MSKFVQADGRVIYPQTSLTREQKEAVGLLSIGTFLEYFDLMLYVHMAVLLNEIFFETTDSHTASLMAAFAFCSTYVFRPIGALVFGWLGDNIGRKSTVIITTFMMAVSCLVMANLPTYTQIGVAAAWIVTICRIVQGISSMGEIVGAELYITETINPPAQYAIVGSLGVSASLGALGALAIASLVTSYGFNWRAAFWIGAVIALIGFIARTKLRETPEFADAKRQLKEVFAQTNTDTSTLVKNPIWTEKVNKKTILALFFLQCALPVGFYFIYIYCSNILQTNFGYTIAEVIHHNFILCLIQLLVVSILSYLSYKIYPLLTMKIILIICSIFIIFCPYFLNNLHSPFELFLIQLFIILFNECLGPAMPIIYKHFPVFKRFTCASIIFAISRAFVSVITAFGFTYLVNHFGYWGLWVIMIPTIVGFAYGLLHFEKLEKVAGNYP from the coding sequence ATGAGCAAATTTGTACAAGCAGATGGCAGGGTTATCTATCCCCAGACCAGCCTAACGAGAGAACAAAAAGAAGCCGTCGGATTACTTTCAATTGGGACGTTCTTAGAATACTTTGACTTAATGCTTTACGTTCATATGGCAGTACTTCTTAATGAGATTTTTTTTGAGACCACTGATTCTCACACAGCCTCTTTAATGGCGGCTTTTGCCTTTTGTTCAACCTACGTTTTTCGACCTATTGGGGCATTAGTATTTGGTTGGTTGGGCGATAATATAGGACGTAAATCTACCGTTATCATCACAACTTTTATGATGGCTGTATCATGTCTTGTCATGGCTAATCTTCCTACCTATACCCAGATAGGGGTTGCAGCGGCTTGGATAGTAACAATCTGCCGCATTGTGCAAGGTATATCTTCTATGGGAGAGATAGTAGGTGCTGAACTTTATATAACGGAAACGATTAACCCACCAGCCCAATATGCAATTGTCGGATCATTAGGAGTTTCTGCTTCCCTAGGAGCATTAGGTGCTTTAGCTATTGCCTCACTTGTTACTTCTTATGGCTTTAACTGGCGTGCAGCATTTTGGATAGGTGCAGTAATTGCATTGATTGGTTTTATTGCAAGAACGAAGCTACGAGAAACGCCTGAATTTGCTGATGCCAAACGTCAACTAAAAGAAGTTTTTGCACAAACTAATACAGATACCAGTACTTTAGTAAAAAATCCTATTTGGACAGAAAAAGTTAATAAAAAAACAATATTAGCTCTTTTTTTCTTACAATGTGCTTTACCTGTAGGTTTTTATTTTATTTATATATATTGTAGTAATATTTTACAAACTAACTTTGGTTATACAATTGCTGAGGTTATTCATCATAATTTTATTCTATGTCTAATACAGCTCTTGGTCGTATCAATATTATCTTATTTAAGTTACAAAATATATCCACTATTAACCATGAAAATTATACTCATAATATGTTCTATTTTTATCATATTTTGTCCATATTTTTTGAATAATCTTCATTCTCCGTTTGAGTTATTTTTAATTCAACTCTTTATCATTTTATTTAACGAATGTTTAGGTCCTGCTATGCCAATTATTTATAAACATTTTCCTGTATTTAAACGTTTCACCTGTGCTAGCATTATATTCGCTATATCACGTGCTTTCGTGTCTGTTATTACTGCTTTTGGCTTCACTTATCTTGTTAACCATTTTGGCTATTGGGGATTATGGGTTATTATGATCCCTACAATTGTGGGGTTCGCATACGGGCTATTACATTTTGAAAAGTTGGAGAAAGTGGCGGGGAATTATCCATAG
- a CDS encoding HD domain-containing protein: MEEDINYWDNSKYAPCQYATRLLDKLRKMNEEVNRSIDIDEVIKAIYYAKKYHGSQMRQSGEPYYSHPIEVAYMISDYLFRTDIIVTSILHDTIEDTTLTAKMIAYIFGEQVASQVEDLSRNKPHGKISSAETLDILLQQEKYDVALIKLFDRVHNLQTLGVKSPEKARKIIEETVKNFIIIAMHLKIPTITQDLTALCYKNLSIQQFDQHNHQNSMDNSPPLSPTFQNVIARMRTPQL, from the coding sequence ATGGAAGAAGATATTAATTATTGGGACAACTCAAAGTATGCACCTTGTCAATATGCTACTAGATTACTGGACAAATTACGTAAGATGAATGAGGAAGTAAACCGGTCAATAGATATTGATGAGGTTATAAAGGCTATTTATTACGCCAAGAAATATCATGGCAGCCAAATGAGGCAGTCAGGCGAGCCTTATTACTCTCACCCAATAGAGGTAGCATATATGATCTCTGATTATCTTTTTCGTACTGACATTATTGTTACCAGCATACTACATGACACCATTGAGGATACAACACTTACCGCAAAAATGATTGCTTATATTTTTGGGGAGCAGGTTGCTAGTCAAGTAGAAGACTTAAGCAGGAACAAGCCTCACGGCAAGATTAGCTCGGCAGAAACATTAGATATATTACTTCAACAAGAAAAATATGATGTGGCATTGATTAAATTATTTGACCGAGTTCACAACTTACAAACTCTAGGAGTTAAATCACCTGAAAAAGCTAGGAAGATTATTGAAGAAACCGTAAAAAATTTTATAATCATTGCTATGCATTTAAAAATACCAACAATAACACAAGACTTAACTGCATTATGTTATAAAAATTTATCCATACAGCAGTTTGATCAACATAATCATCAAAATTCTATGGATAATTCCCCGCCACTTTCTCCAACTTTTCAAAATGTAATAGCCCGTATGCGAACCCCACAATTGTAG